The Solibacillus sp. FSL W7-1464 genome contains a region encoding:
- the psiE gene encoding phosphate-starvation-inducible protein PsiE, whose protein sequence is MKFLSKPKPYKEIIPKVLQVILNIGLTILALALCVMLIIEMIELLKFIFNGEKHEYKYFLAKILVFFLYFEFITMIVKYFKEDYHFPLRYFMYIGITAMLRLIIVEHDSAVDTLIFAGVILILIISYYIINITPRERPNRKA, encoded by the coding sequence ATGAAGTTTTTATCCAAACCTAAGCCCTATAAAGAAATCATTCCGAAAGTGCTGCAAGTTATATTGAATATTGGTTTAACAATACTGGCATTGGCTCTTTGCGTCATGCTCATCATCGAAATGATTGAGCTTTTAAAGTTCATTTTTAATGGGGAAAAGCATGAATACAAATACTTTCTGGCTAAAATTTTAGTATTCTTTCTGTATTTCGAGTTTATCACGATGATTGTGAAGTACTTTAAAGAGGATTATCATTTCCCGCTTCGTTATTTTATGTATATCGGAATTACGGCAATGCTCCGACTCATTATTGTTGAACATGACTCCGCAGTTGATACACTCATTTTCGCAGGGGTAATTCTGATTTTGATTATTAGTTACTATATTATCAACATTACACCGAGAGAGCGGCCGAACAGAAAGGCATAA
- a CDS encoding DMT family transporter yields MKNNVLIGSILCFIAAVSWGAMFPVAHDAFKHIDPFYFTIFRYGAVTLILVALLLWKEGKGAFHLEGKGPQLWFFGTMAFTIYNLLIFWGEDLLGQSGVMTASIMESLMPMISIVITWMIFKHRPTLFTLLCVLLSFIGAVLVITKGDLQAFLGTTGQFIPSLLIFIAVVGWVIYTMGANEFSHWSALRYSTLSCLLGTVTALFVTLGATIFGAVPVPAVNDVVAVGPHLLFMIIFPGVIALLGWNIGVSYLSPLNALLFINFVPVTTLFISIIQGNAVTVFDIVGTVLIIIALLSNNLYVRVRDKKRTSHSVQSRWSEGVS; encoded by the coding sequence TTGAAAAATAATGTTCTAATAGGTTCTATCCTTTGTTTTATAGCTGCAGTATCATGGGGTGCAATGTTTCCGGTAGCACATGATGCGTTTAAACATATAGATCCGTTTTACTTTACGATTTTCAGATATGGCGCGGTAACGCTTATTTTAGTTGCGCTGCTATTATGGAAAGAAGGAAAGGGCGCTTTCCATTTGGAAGGGAAAGGCCCTCAGCTTTGGTTTTTCGGTACTATGGCCTTTACAATTTATAATTTGCTTATTTTCTGGGGCGAGGATTTGCTCGGACAATCCGGTGTTATGACGGCCTCTATTATGGAATCGCTCATGCCGATGATTTCGATTGTCATCACGTGGATGATTTTTAAGCACCGTCCAACCCTGTTTACATTACTTTGTGTATTGCTATCATTTATCGGGGCGGTATTAGTAATTACAAAAGGCGACCTGCAGGCATTTTTAGGCACGACGGGTCAGTTTATTCCGTCTCTGTTAATCTTTATTGCTGTTGTTGGCTGGGTTATTTATACAATGGGTGCCAATGAATTCAGTCATTGGTCTGCTTTGCGCTATTCCACTTTGAGCTGTTTACTTGGAACGGTAACCGCATTATTCGTTACTTTAGGTGCAACAATATTCGGTGCTGTACCGGTACCGGCTGTCAATGATGTAGTCGCAGTTGGTCCGCACTTACTGTTTATGATTATTTTCCCGGGTGTCATTGCATTACTCGGCTGGAATATCGGGGTTAGTTACCTTTCACCTTTGAATGCATTACTGTTTATCAATTTCGTTCCTGTCACTACACTGTTCATTTCCATTATTCAAGGAAATGCTGTGACGGTGTTTGATATTGTCGGAACCGTATTAATCATCATTGCGCTTCTATCCAACAATCTGTATGTAAGAGTGCGTGACAAGAAAAGAACCAGTCATTCGGTACAATCTAGATGGAGTGAAGGGGTTTCTTAA
- a CDS encoding LysR family transcriptional regulator — MEFKDLEIFQLVAEKGTVTEVAKELNYVQSNITSRIQKLEVELNTPLFNRHRRGMILTPEGKKLLAYSEKILLLTDEMKRAVLNKEEPIGKLEIGTVETVYHLPNILSSYIKSYENVDLSLITGVTEKLEEKVLNYKLDGAFITASNIHPDLESYEVFDEELVLISNSPHLKLDELESVPFLCFRKGCGYRARLEKWYEQEGAMPQKVMEFGTLETIIRSVAMGLGVSFVPRSAVAHLEKSGEIACHQLPGEYSKVKTVFIRRADAYLTTTIEKFIETIQHNRQLI, encoded by the coding sequence ATGGAGTTTAAAGATTTGGAAATTTTTCAGCTCGTTGCAGAAAAAGGCACCGTTACAGAAGTTGCAAAAGAGTTGAATTATGTACAATCGAATATTACATCAAGAATTCAAAAGCTTGAGGTGGAGTTAAATACACCATTGTTCAACAGACATCGTCGTGGAATGATTTTAACACCTGAAGGAAAAAAACTATTGGCCTATAGTGAAAAGATATTATTGCTGACGGATGAAATGAAACGGGCTGTCCTTAATAAAGAAGAACCAATCGGCAAACTGGAAATCGGCACAGTGGAAACGGTTTATCATTTACCGAACATCTTGTCTTCCTATATAAAAAGCTATGAAAATGTAGACTTGTCACTAATAACAGGAGTCACGGAAAAGTTAGAGGAAAAAGTATTAAATTATAAATTGGATGGGGCATTTATTACCGCTTCGAATATTCATCCGGATCTTGAGTCATATGAAGTATTTGATGAGGAGCTTGTATTAATTTCGAATTCACCACATCTGAAGCTGGATGAATTGGAAAGTGTCCCGTTTCTATGCTTTAGAAAAGGCTGCGGATACCGGGCACGTCTGGAAAAATGGTATGAGCAAGAAGGTGCGATGCCTCAAAAAGTAATGGAATTCGGCACATTGGAAACAATTATACGCAGTGTCGCAATGGGACTAGGCGTTTCATTTGTGCCAAGATCGGCGGTAGCCCACCTGGAAAAAAGCGGAGAAATTGCTTGTCATCAATTGCCGGGTGAATACAGCAAGGTTAAAACAGTCTTTATCCGCAGGGCAGATGCGTACTTAACGACAACTATCGAAAAATTTATTGAAACGATTCAACATAACAGACAGTTAATCTAA